The nucleotide window AAGAATACTAGATTTCTAAACCGAATACAAATTGTTGAACGTCTATAAATAGATATCTAGAGATGTTGAACATTAAGATCAATTAAAGTAATAGTCCATCATGAAAATTTAACTTCCTACTTAAAAGATAAAACTTGCTAGATTTCTGGAAATAAGTCAATTATATATAAAAATTTGATAAAATAAAAACGTTTCTGCAAAATGTAGAAACGAGATAGAGAAAAGGTATGTGTAAAAAGGAGGTCAAAAATATGCCCAAAAGCGTTGCTGATCTAAATAAAGACATAAGTGCTAAGGCACTGGAAATGGAAGAGGGGGTATCAAAGTTCAATTCCGCAGTAATGCAGCTTCAGGCGGAAAATCAGGAAAAAGCCATGCAGATTCAGTCTGGAGTCGCAGAAATTAGATCAGGGGTAGATGAAGAGATAAAAAATATCAATCTCTATACTAAAGAATTCTATGGATAATGGAATGAAAGCAATTCTAAAAAGAATAAAAATACATTTGTAATCGGTTAGGACTCAAGCCAAAATAACAGACTTAATGACTTCCCCCAAACGCGCCATATTGAGAAATATTGGAACGAGTTGATAATTAAGGATCATTGAGGAGGTTATTTGTGATAGGCCCTTAAGGAGTTTATCAACTCCATAGTAAATACTCAAATTAAAGTATATTCTTTAGATTTGGTAGCGAACATTCTAAATACAAATGTATTTTTATTGCACTGTAAAAGAGTTATTTAACTCTTTTACTTGTGTTATTATTATAGATCTGCATTTCATAAATCTGCAGTTCATAGGTTTGCAGTTCATAGATTTGCATTTTCTTATCTGCGTTTCCGTGATATAACTTATTATTTCACACCAAACTAAAGAGGATACAAAATCACAATCTGGTACTTCACACCATTACAAAAAAATTAGGAAAGACATGTAGCTCTTTGCTATTTTACATAGTGATAACTGCTGTGTAGACAAGATATAACTCTATAAGAAAAATCGTCCTCATAAACCGATATAGAAACGGAGTTTTTGAAACTTTAAATTAATAATACGTAAGTTACTCACTGAAGTATACGTAAATTACTCAATGAGGTCCATTAAGCATCGAATTTATGCTCATCTGATACGAATTCCGATAATTTTTGCCTTTGAAGACAAACAATATCCAACACAAAACAAATCTCGAGGACTATGACTAAAAGAGGAAAGAAAAATGGTATATAAAGCGACGCATCAGAGAATAATAAGGGGTAAACCTATTCACAAAACCTTAGAGGAAACAAAACAGGAATCAGTTACTGGCGACCTGAAAAATATAAAGGAACCATTTCAGTCCAGTGCTAACTTAAAAAATAATTGTAAAGAACAAAAGTATCTGGTTCCTGAGATGGAGTGTTTTATCAACAGTTCTGAAATCCAAGAATTAAGTGAAAGAATAAAAATATGGGTAAAAGCCGGATACCCTGTACATTTGATTGGTCCTACAGGTTGTGGAAAAACAAGTCTTGCTGTACATATTGCAAAAGAACTTGGACGTCCTGTCGTATGGATTAACGGAGATGAGTCTCTTACGACAAAAGATCTCATAGGTGGATATGCTCAGATCAAGCAGGAGTCGATAAGGGACAATTATATTCATAATGTACTAAAAAGTTCAGATGTCATAAAACCTGAGTGGACTGACAATCCTCTGGCTATTGCATGCAAGTACGGATATACTCTCATATATAACGAATTTTCCAGGGCAAAACCATTTGCAAATAACGTTTTACTCTCGGTTTTTGAAGAAGGGATACTTGAACTACCTTCCCGGTTTGGTGAAGAAAAATACATAAAAGTACATCCGGATTTCAGGGCAATTCTGACAAGTAATTCGGTTGAGTACGCAGGTGTTCATGTTCCTCAGGATGCTTTGCTGGATCGAATGGTAGGCATATATATGGACTACTATAGTTTTGAAACTGAAGTTCAGATAGTGAAAGGTCATACAGGCATATCTGAGAAAGAATCTGAAAAAATAGTATCTGCCATCCGAAAAATAAGAGATCAGACTAATGAAGCTCAGAAACCTGGAATCAGGTCTGGCATTATGGTTGGAAAAGCTGTGAAAAATTTGAATGGTAACGTAAAAGACTACTTTGAACAGCTATTCGTCGATGTAATTGCAACAAAAACAAGTTCCAATGCTGAACTGCTGAAGAAAAAGAAACTTGTAATTGACGTCATATCAGAGCTGAACTCTGAAAATACAGGTTCTAATGCTGAACCATATAGGAAAGAGAAGCCTGTAAATAAAGCAGTGTTAAAGACTGCGTAAGTATTCAAAATACACTTGCGGATTAATCAAAATTGCGCTGGCGTATCTCTATGCAAGCAATAGATCACATTAACGCCACCGCAGTATGTTTCATGAAATTGGATAATAACTTAAACTTTGTTAGTTTCAGCAAAATTTCGCAAATGAAAGAGTGGATAAGTAAGAGTAAGTGTAGAATAACTGTCCCTATAAATGCGAAATTTAAAAGGAATTTGGAGAGTTTTTATGGAATTAAAATCTGGGAAAAAAATCAGAGGCAAAGAAAAAGGGGAAGAAATGAACTCTAATGTAAAAGAAAACCAAACCAGGACAATTTCATTAATTGAAGACCTTGATAAAGCAATTTTCGTGATTGAAAAAATTACTCGAAAGAAAGCGGAAGGAGTAGTAAGTGTATCCAGAGAAGAAGATATCACAAAATTCATAGTTGAGGTCCTTGAAAGAAAATCAATTCCCGATACACAGGATATACTGAGTATCTACGAAATGAACTTTAACTCAAGTATGGAGATTATGGACTATAATAAAATAGGGATGCGACGTAGATCTGACATGTTCGTACAAGAAGAGGACTAAAGATCAAAATATAATATATCTCGTTGGTTAACGATCTCATGCACAGCTTTGAATGTTGAATATATTTTTAATGTAATTTATAACGCTAATTTAGAGAAGAACATTCACTGGAAGCTCTGCATATTATTAACCGAACACGTATGGGTATATAATGCTTGTTCTTATTGAAAGCAAGTCCATGTAAGTAATTAAATTCTTGATGCGTTTAATAAATTTCGATATTACTTCAAACCTACGTAAAAACGATTCGATAAGTATAGCAAATGAAGTTTTGAATTGATATTTAATGTAAACTGCTTTGCGAAGTTGGGAAGGGTATTCGATGAAGCTCGCGCCTGAAAATAGTAAGTATGTCTATTGCATAATCAAATCCCAAGAGGAAACTATAAGTTTTGGTAATATAGGTTTTCAGGGACACGAGGTATATACACTGGACTGCATTGATTTTTGTCCTGTTGTAAGCGATGAGCCATTTAAAAAGTATGAAATAGATAACGAAGAGGAAATAAATATTCATCAAAATGTAGTCAAGGAAGTAATGAAAGATTATAGCATTATCCCGGTAGCATACGGAATGGGATTCAAGAATAAAAAACTAATACAAGTCTCCATGCGTGCAGGAAAAAAAGCTATTAAAAAATCTTTTACACTGGTGGATAATAAGGTAGAACTCGGGA belongs to Methanosarcina barkeri 3 and includes:
- the gvpN gene encoding gas vesicle protein GvpN — protein: MVYKATHQRIIRGKPIHKTLEETKQESVTGDLKNIKEPFQSSANLKNNCKEQKYLVPEMECFINSSEIQELSERIKIWVKAGYPVHLIGPTGCGKTSLAVHIAKELGRPVVWINGDESLTTKDLIGGYAQIKQESIRDNYIHNVLKSSDVIKPEWTDNPLAIACKYGYTLIYNEFSRAKPFANNVLLSVFEEGILELPSRFGEEKYIKVHPDFRAILTSNSVEYAGVHVPQDALLDRMVGIYMDYYSFETEVQIVKGHTGISEKESEKIVSAIRKIRDQTNEAQKPGIRSGIMVGKAVKNLNGNVKDYFEQLFVDVIATKTSSNAELLKKKKLVIDVISELNSENTGSNAEPYRKEKPVNKAVLKTA
- the gvpO gene encoding gas vesicle protein GvpO yields the protein MELKSGKKIRGKEKGEEMNSNVKENQTRTISLIEDLDKAIFVIEKITRKKAEGVVSVSREEDITKFIVEVLERKSIPDTQDILSIYEMNFNSSMEIMDYNKIGMRRRSDMFVQEED
- a CDS encoding GvpL/GvpF family gas vesicle protein, with protein sequence MKLAPENSKYVYCIIKSQEETISFGNIGFQGHEVYTLDCIDFCPVVSDEPFKKYEIDNEEEINIHQNVVKEVMKDYSIIPVAYGMGFKNKKLIQVSMRAGKKAIKKSFTLVDNKVELGIKIFLPKDTEIDNEKREQCKTESTVNFEKIASQSKSLNLFSPRLLMNTTYLVDKENIQIFSDEVEKLKLKYSDYKFQYSGPWPPYNFVDIHILSNKKGGFR